The following are from one region of the Achromobacter xylosoxidans genome:
- a CDS encoding glycosyltransferase family 2 protein: MKLSVIIITKNEVENIAACIKSVAFADEFIVVDSGSTDGTVEVARALGARVEVTPDWPGFGPQKNRALDLATGDWVLSIDADERVTPELAQEIQEALRAPRADAYEIARLSNFCGRDIRHSGWWPDYVLRLFKRGTARFNDVAVHERVVPANGKPLQMRGYFHHYPYDNLDALITKVNRYSSDAAAMMYAKGRRTSIFGALGHGFWTFVRIYLIRRGFLDGKHGLVLAVVASAGSFFRYSKLMFLAEKKK, translated from the coding sequence ATGAAGCTATCTGTCATCATCATTACCAAGAACGAGGTGGAGAACATCGCCGCCTGCATCAAGTCCGTGGCCTTCGCCGATGAATTCATCGTGGTGGACTCGGGCAGCACCGACGGCACCGTCGAAGTCGCGCGCGCCCTGGGCGCCCGGGTGGAAGTGACCCCGGACTGGCCCGGCTTCGGACCGCAAAAGAACCGCGCGCTGGACCTGGCGACGGGCGACTGGGTGCTGTCGATCGATGCCGACGAGCGCGTCACGCCGGAACTGGCCCAGGAAATCCAGGAAGCGCTGCGCGCGCCGCGCGCCGACGCCTACGAAATCGCGCGCCTGTCGAATTTCTGCGGCCGCGACATTCGCCACAGCGGCTGGTGGCCCGATTACGTGCTGCGCCTGTTCAAGCGCGGCACGGCGCGGTTCAACGACGTGGCCGTGCATGAGCGCGTGGTGCCGGCCAATGGCAAGCCGCTGCAGATGCGCGGCTACTTCCACCACTATCCCTACGACAACCTGGACGCGCTGATCACCAAGGTCAACCGCTACTCGTCCGACGCGGCCGCCATGATGTACGCCAAGGGCCGGCGCACCTCGATCTTCGGCGCGCTGGGCCACGGCTTCTGGACCTTTGTGCGGATCTACCTGATCCGGCGCGGCTTCCTGGACGGCAAGCACGGTCTGGTGCTGGCCGTGGTCGCCTCGGCCGGCAGCTTCTTCCGCTATTCGAAGCTGATGTTCCTGGCCGAGAAGAAGAAGTGA
- a CDS encoding polysaccharide deacetylase family protein, producing MNAPNVPVLMYHHVTPAGGMIAATPDVFEAQISRLARAGYQSLSADQFAAYLAGGAAPERSVLITFDDGYLNNWVHAHPVLARHGMRAVLFTITGWIGDGPVRPHAGQAGPLPATPDHDACKQLVAAGRTDEAMLRWSEIEAMQAAGTFEFHSHTHSHTRWDKVCGADVDAKRGHIAQELQESRDTLTRRLGSVSDHLCWPQGYFDADYVAAARAAGFRHLYTTDPFGQNTPGADPEHIYRFAVRNQGGSWLNRRIWLSRDPFWGPRFHAWKAWKKRLRNRG from the coding sequence ATGAACGCGCCCAACGTTCCGGTGCTGATGTATCACCACGTCACGCCGGCTGGCGGCATGATCGCCGCCACGCCCGACGTGTTCGAGGCGCAGATCTCGCGCCTGGCCCGCGCCGGCTACCAGTCCTTGTCCGCCGATCAGTTCGCGGCCTACCTGGCCGGCGGCGCCGCGCCCGAGCGCTCGGTGCTGATCACCTTCGACGATGGCTACCTGAACAACTGGGTGCATGCGCACCCGGTGCTGGCGCGCCACGGCATGCGCGCGGTGCTGTTCACCATCACCGGCTGGATCGGCGACGGGCCGGTGCGCCCGCATGCGGGCCAGGCCGGTCCCTTGCCCGCCACGCCCGACCACGACGCCTGCAAGCAGCTGGTGGCCGCGGGCCGGACCGACGAGGCCATGCTGCGCTGGAGCGAGATCGAGGCGATGCAGGCGGCGGGCACCTTTGAGTTTCATTCCCACACGCACTCCCATACCCGCTGGGACAAGGTCTGCGGCGCCGATGTCGACGCCAAGCGCGGCCATATTGCCCAGGAATTGCAGGAGTCCCGCGACACGCTGACGCGCCGCCTCGGCTCCGTCAGCGACCACCTCTGCTGGCCGCAAGGCTATTTCGACGCGGACTACGTGGCCGCGGCGCGGGCCGCCGGATTCCGGCACTTGTACACTACCGACCCTTTCGGCCAGAACACCCCCGGCGCGGATCCCGAACACATCTATCGTTTCGCGGTGCGCAACCAGGGCGGATCCTGGCTGAACCGGCGCATCTGGCTGTCGCGCGATCCCTTCTGGGGGCCGCGCTTTCATGCCTGGAAGGCCTGGAAAAAGCGTCTCAGGAATCGCGGATGA
- a CDS encoding glycosyltransferase family 4 protein: MPSLRIVHSEAATSFGGQEGRIFKEMTAMRARGHHMEAICQPKAQLAERLSDAGFPVHTLEMDGAVNYLKGIATIRGILREGRFDVLNTHSRRDTVIAAAAGRLAGTPLIVRTRHLSNKVGSLWSYTCLPHRVTTVSDHVRQHLIDRGVPAGKVATVYSPIVLPPPVERSTLRAELGLADDDIVVGCVAVMRATKGHKDLIDAIAPLMASRPKLHLVFVGGGSPVFEQTQAYVAELGLQDRIHLMGMRRDVPNLLAGFDLFALATQQEASGTVYVEAQASGLPVIGTDVGGVSEMFRDGETGILVPPKDPEALTAALVRLIDDADLRRRMGEAGRKMVWDEGVFSPARLAETTEAVYAKWLAERAG, from the coding sequence ATGCCTAGCCTGCGTATCGTTCACTCGGAAGCCGCAACCAGCTTCGGCGGCCAGGAAGGCCGGATCTTCAAGGAGATGACCGCCATGCGCGCGCGCGGCCATCACATGGAAGCCATCTGCCAACCCAAGGCGCAATTGGCCGAACGTCTGTCGGACGCCGGTTTTCCCGTGCACACCCTGGAAATGGATGGCGCGGTGAATTACCTGAAGGGCATCGCCACCATCCGCGGCATCCTGCGCGAAGGCCGCTTCGACGTGCTCAATACCCACAGCCGGCGCGATACGGTCATCGCGGCCGCCGCCGGCCGGCTGGCGGGGACGCCGCTCATCGTGCGGACCCGGCACCTGTCGAACAAGGTGGGATCGCTATGGTCCTACACCTGTCTGCCGCACAGGGTCACGACGGTCAGTGATCATGTGCGACAACACCTCATCGACCGTGGCGTGCCTGCTGGCAAGGTAGCCACCGTCTATTCCCCCATCGTGCTGCCGCCGCCCGTGGAACGCTCCACGCTGCGGGCAGAACTCGGCCTGGCCGATGACGACATCGTGGTCGGCTGCGTGGCCGTCATGCGCGCCACCAAGGGCCACAAGGACCTGATCGACGCGATCGCGCCGCTGATGGCCAGCCGGCCCAAGCTGCATCTGGTGTTCGTCGGCGGCGGTTCGCCGGTGTTCGAGCAGACCCAGGCCTATGTGGCCGAACTGGGGCTGCAGGACCGCATCCACCTGATGGGCATGCGGCGCGACGTGCCCAATCTGCTGGCGGGTTTCGATCTGTTCGCCCTGGCCACGCAGCAGGAAGCGTCCGGCACCGTCTACGTCGAGGCGCAGGCCAGCGGCCTGCCCGTGATCGGCACGGACGTCGGCGGCGTGTCCGAAATGTTCCGCGACGGCGAAACCGGCATCCTGGTGCCGCCCAAGGACCCCGAGGCGCTCACGGCCGCCCTTGTGCGCCTGATCGACGACGCTGATCTGCGGCGGCGCATGGGCGAGGCCGGCCGCAAGATGGTCTGGGACGAGGGCGTGTTCTCGCCCGCCCGCCTGGCGGAAACCACCGAAGCCGTCTATGCCAAATGGCTGGCGGAGCGCGCGGGATGA